The Streptomyces sp. NBC_00344 genome includes a window with the following:
- a CDS encoding CDP-alcohol phosphatidyltransferase family protein, with the protein MQKPSVAELRPVVHPPGVKDRRSGEHWGGRLYMREVSLRIDRHLVNTRVTPNQVTYVMTVAGALAAPALLVPGITGAVLGVVMVQLYLLFDCVDGEIARWKKQYSMAGVYLDRVAAYLCDAAVLVGFGLRASDLWGSGRIDWLWAFLGTLAALGAILIKAETDLVGVARHQQGLPPVKEAASEPRSSGVALARRAAAALKFHRLVLGIEASLLILVLAILDSIRGDLFFSRLGVAVLAGIALLQTLLHLVSILASSRLK; encoded by the coding sequence ATGCAAAAGCCATCGGTAGCTGAACTCCGCCCGGTCGTTCACCCCCCGGGCGTCAAGGACCGGCGGAGTGGCGAGCACTGGGGAGGCCGCCTCTACATGCGCGAGGTCTCGCTGCGCATCGACCGGCACCTGGTGAACACGCGGGTCACGCCCAACCAGGTCACCTATGTGATGACGGTCGCCGGAGCCCTCGCCGCCCCCGCCCTCCTGGTTCCGGGAATCACCGGCGCCGTACTCGGCGTGGTGATGGTCCAGCTCTATCTGCTCTTCGACTGCGTCGACGGCGAGATCGCCCGCTGGAAGAAGCAGTACTCGATGGCCGGGGTGTATCTGGACCGTGTCGCCGCGTATCTGTGCGACGCCGCGGTGCTGGTCGGCTTCGGCCTGCGCGCCTCCGATCTGTGGGGCTCCGGACGGATCGACTGGCTGTGGGCCTTCCTCGGCACCCTTGCCGCACTCGGTGCCATCCTGATCAAGGCCGAGACCGACCTCGTCGGTGTCGCCCGTCACCAGCAGGGCCTGCCGCCGGTCAAGGAGGCGGCCTCCGAGCCGCGCTCGTCCGGGGTGGCGCTGGCCCGCAGGGCGGCCGCGGCACTGAAGTTCCACCGGCTGGTCCTGGGTATCGAGGCTTCTCTGCTGATCCTGGTCCTGGCGATCCTGGACTCCATCAGGGGCGATCTGTTCTTCTCCCGGCTCGGCGTCGCCGTGCTGGCCGGTATCGCGCTCCTGCAGACGCTGCTCCACCTTGTGTCCATCCTGGCCTCGAGCAGGCTCAAATGA
- the hpnD gene encoding presqualene diphosphate synthase HpnD: MSRTVEGQTPVSGPVAAAYTYCEAVTGQQARNFAYGIRLLPADKRQAMSALYAFSRRVDDIGDGELAPDVKQTRLESTRELLGRIRRGSVDEDDTDPVAVALSDASRRFPIPLGGLDELIDGVLMDVRGETYETWDDLEVYCRCVAGAIGRLSLGIFGEGTGAPGADRASEYADTLGLALQLTNILRDVREDASNGRTYLPAEDLAKFGCSDGFRSATPPPGADFAGLVHFEVRRARSLFADGYRLLPHLDRRSGACVAAMAGIYRRLLDRIERDPEAVLRGRVSLPSREKAYVAVRGLSGLDTRSISRQTARRRA; the protein is encoded by the coding sequence GTGAGCCGGACCGTGGAAGGACAGACGCCGGTATCCGGGCCCGTAGCGGCCGCATACACCTACTGCGAGGCCGTGACCGGGCAGCAGGCCCGCAATTTCGCGTACGGCATCAGACTGCTGCCCGCCGACAAGCGGCAGGCCATGTCCGCGCTGTACGCGTTCTCGCGACGTGTCGACGACATCGGGGACGGCGAGCTGGCCCCCGATGTCAAGCAGACACGTCTGGAGTCGACTCGTGAACTCCTCGGACGGATCCGCCGGGGATCAGTCGACGAGGACGACACGGACCCGGTCGCGGTGGCACTGTCGGACGCCTCGCGCCGTTTCCCCATCCCGCTCGGCGGCCTCGATGAACTCATCGACGGCGTACTGATGGACGTACGCGGCGAGACCTACGAGACCTGGGACGACCTGGAGGTCTACTGCCGCTGCGTCGCGGGCGCCATCGGACGGCTCTCGCTCGGCATCTTCGGTGAGGGGACCGGCGCGCCCGGAGCCGACCGGGCCTCCGAGTACGCAGACACCCTCGGCCTCGCCCTGCAACTCACCAATATCCTCAGGGATGTCCGTGAGGACGCGAGCAACGGACGCACCTATCTGCCTGCCGAGGACCTGGCGAAGTTCGGCTGCTCCGACGGCTTTCGCAGCGCGACGCCGCCCCCGGGTGCGGACTTCGCCGGGCTGGTGCACTTCGAGGTCCGCCGCGCCAGGTCGCTCTTCGCCGACGGCTACCGGCTGCTGCCCCATCTCGACCGCCGCAGCGGTGCCTGCGTGGCTGCCATGGCGGGTATCTACCGACGTCTTCTCGACCGCATCGAACGCGACCCCGAGGCCGTTCTGCGCGGCCGGGTGTCGCTGCCCAGCAGGGAAAAGGCCTATGTCGCGGTGCGCGGGCTCTCCGGGCTCGACACCAGATCCATCTCCCGCCAGACTGCCCGGCGGCGCGCCTGA
- a CDS encoding phosphocholine cytidylyltransferase family protein: MIGLVLAAGAGRRLRPYTDTLPKALVPVDGERTVLDIALANFAEVGLTEVAVVVGYRKEAVYARRADLEAKYGVKLTLIDNDKAEEWNNAYSLWCARDVLKQGVILANGDTVHPVSVEKTLLAVRGQGQRIILALDTVKHLADEEMKVITDDASAVRSITKLMDPAGATGEYIGVTLIEPDAAEELADALKVTFERDPDLYYEDGYQELVNRGFRVDVAPIGDLKWVEIDNHEDLAKGREIACQY, encoded by the coding sequence ATGATCGGCCTCGTACTGGCGGCCGGCGCCGGCCGGCGTCTGCGCCCCTACACCGACACGCTCCCGAAGGCCCTGGTCCCGGTGGACGGTGAGCGGACCGTCCTCGACATCGCGCTGGCCAACTTCGCCGAGGTCGGACTCACCGAGGTCGCGGTGGTCGTCGGCTACCGCAAGGAGGCCGTGTACGCGCGCCGCGCCGATCTCGAGGCGAAGTACGGCGTCAAGCTCACCCTGATCGACAACGACAAAGCGGAGGAGTGGAACAACGCCTACTCCCTGTGGTGTGCGCGTGACGTCCTCAAGCAGGGCGTGATCCTCGCCAACGGCGACACCGTGCACCCGGTCTCCGTCGAGAAGACCTTGCTCGCCGTACGAGGCCAGGGCCAGCGGATCATTCTGGCTCTGGACACGGTGAAGCACCTCGCCGACGAGGAGATGAAGGTCATCACGGACGACGCCAGTGCCGTCCGTTCCATCACCAAGCTGATGGACCCGGCCGGGGCCACCGGCGAGTACATCGGGGTCACCCTGATCGAGCCCGATGCCGCCGAGGAGCTGGCGGACGCCCTGAAGGTCACCTTCGAGCGTGACCCCGACCTCTACTACGAGGACGGCTACCAGGAGCTGGTCAACCGTGGTTTCCGCGTCGACGTGGCGCCGATCGGCGATCTGAAGTGGGTCGAGATCGACAACCACGAGGACCTCGCGAAGGGCCGTGAGATCGCGTGCCAGTACTGA
- a CDS encoding glycosyltransferase family 2 protein — MKVGAVIITMGNRPDELRALLDSVAKQDGDPVEVVVVGNGAPVPDVPAGVRTVELPENLGIPGGRNVGIEAFGPAGSDVDVLLFLDDDGLLPNTDTAELCRQAFAADPELGIISFRIADPDTGVTQRRHVPRLRASDPMHSSRVTTFLGGANAVRSRVVAEVGALPGEFFYAHEETDLAWRALDGGWMIDYRADMVLFHPTTAPSRHAVYHRMVARNRVWLARRNLPALLVPVYPGVWMVLTLLRRPSGPALKAWFGGFKEGWTTPCGPRRPMKWRTVWRLTRLGRPPVV; from the coding sequence CTGAAGGTCGGCGCGGTCATCATCACCATGGGCAACCGCCCCGACGAGCTGCGAGCCCTGCTGGACTCGGTCGCCAAGCAGGACGGCGACCCCGTCGAGGTCGTCGTGGTCGGCAACGGAGCCCCGGTACCGGACGTCCCCGCAGGCGTACGCACCGTCGAGTTGCCCGAGAACCTGGGCATCCCCGGTGGCCGCAATGTCGGCATCGAGGCATTCGGCCCGGCCGGCAGCGATGTGGACGTACTGCTCTTCCTCGACGACGACGGGCTGCTGCCCAACACCGACACGGCCGAGCTCTGCCGGCAGGCCTTCGCCGCCGACCCCGAGCTGGGCATCATCAGCTTCCGGATCGCCGACCCGGACACCGGCGTGACCCAGCGCCGCCACGTCCCCCGGCTGCGCGCGTCCGACCCCATGCACTCCTCGCGGGTCACCACGTTCCTCGGCGGCGCCAACGCCGTACGGTCCCGGGTCGTCGCCGAGGTCGGCGCGCTGCCCGGAGAGTTCTTCTACGCCCATGAGGAGACCGACCTGGCCTGGCGGGCGCTCGACGGCGGCTGGATGATCGACTACCGCGCCGACATGGTGCTGTTCCACCCGACGACAGCGCCGTCCCGGCACGCGGTCTACCACCGGATGGTGGCCCGCAACCGCGTCTGGCTGGCACGCCGCAATCTCCCCGCGCTGCTCGTACCCGTCTATCCCGGAGTGTGGATGGTCCTCACACTGCTCCGCCGACCCTCCGGACCTGCGCTGAAGGCCTGGTTCGGCGGGTTCAAGGAGGGCTGGACGACGCCCTGTGGTCCCCGCCGGCCGATGAAATGGCGTACCGTCTGGCGGCTGACCCGACTGGGCCGACCTCCTGTGGTCTGA
- a CDS encoding DUF5941 domain-containing protein, whose amino-acid sequence MSTAILTGAPVPGSSLEGDLRSLGFDVCTAAEAEETAKLLIAAPADERVAVVDTRFVGHLHSLRLALTDPRFAAAAVPGALTVQPEARPALNRALTVAEPSPDVLAAALDSRGTAVQRPELGTLVAAVPSDPQSRHEARAAVAAVDDEAVRLRTAVKSRDGFFTTYCISPYSRYIARWCARRGLTPNQVTTASLLTALIAAGCAATGTRAGYVAAGVLLLCSFVLDCTDGQLARYSLQYSTLGAWLDATFDRAKEYAYYAGLALGAARGGDDIWALALGAMVLQTCRHVVDFSFNEANHDAAANTSPTAALSDKLDSVGWTVWVRRMIVLPIGERWAMIAVLTAVTTPRIVFYALLIGCALAACYTTAGRVLRSLTRRATRTERAAGALADLADSGPIAQIFSRLVRGPRSALPVIAFVGGAVVVATSAAAPVGSWWPVAAAAVYGVLAGVAVSRPLKGSLDWLVPPVFRAAEYLTVLVLAARSDVQGALPAAFGLVSAVAYHHYDTVYRIRGGTGAPPQWLVRTVGGHEGRTLVVAVLAAVLTAQHTDNTDFTVALTVFAVVVALVVLAESIRFWVSSGAPAVHDEGEPA is encoded by the coding sequence CTGTCGACCGCCATCCTCACCGGTGCGCCGGTACCCGGATCGTCGCTCGAGGGCGATCTGCGGTCGCTGGGTTTTGACGTATGCACCGCAGCCGAGGCCGAAGAGACCGCCAAGCTGCTCATAGCGGCCCCCGCCGACGAGCGCGTCGCGGTCGTGGACACCCGCTTCGTCGGCCACCTCCACTCGCTGCGGCTCGCGCTGACCGACCCCCGCTTCGCCGCGGCCGCGGTCCCCGGCGCACTCACCGTCCAGCCGGAGGCACGCCCCGCGCTCAACCGTGCACTGACCGTCGCCGAACCGTCCCCGGACGTTCTCGCCGCGGCGCTGGACAGCCGGGGGACCGCCGTACAGCGGCCCGAGCTCGGCACCCTGGTCGCCGCCGTTCCCTCTGACCCGCAGTCCAGGCACGAGGCCAGGGCCGCCGTCGCCGCTGTCGACGACGAGGCCGTGCGGCTGCGTACGGCGGTGAAGTCCCGCGACGGCTTCTTCACCACGTACTGCATCAGCCCCTACTCGCGGTACATCGCCCGCTGGTGCGCCCGCCGGGGACTGACCCCGAACCAGGTCACCACCGCCTCCCTGCTCACCGCGCTGATCGCGGCCGGCTGTGCGGCGACCGGTACCCGGGCCGGCTATGTCGCCGCCGGTGTGCTGCTGCTCTGCTCCTTCGTCCTGGACTGCACGGACGGCCAGCTCGCCCGGTACTCGCTCCAGTACTCGACGCTCGGTGCCTGGCTGGACGCGACCTTCGACCGGGCCAAGGAGTACGCCTACTACGCCGGCCTCGCGCTGGGCGCGGCCCGGGGCGGAGACGACATCTGGGCGCTCGCTCTCGGCGCGATGGTGCTGCAGACCTGCCGCCACGTCGTGGACTTCTCCTTCAACGAGGCGAACCACGACGCGGCCGCCAACACGAGCCCGACGGCAGCGCTCTCCGACAAGCTCGACAGCGTCGGCTGGACGGTCTGGGTACGCCGCATGATCGTGCTGCCGATCGGCGAGCGCTGGGCGATGATCGCGGTACTGACCGCGGTGACCACCCCGCGGATCGTCTTCTACGCGCTGCTCATAGGCTGCGCGCTCGCCGCCTGCTACACCACGGCAGGCCGGGTGCTGCGCTCCCTGACCCGCCGTGCCACCCGCACCGAACGGGCGGCCGGGGCGCTTGCCGATCTCGCCGACTCGGGCCCGATCGCGCAGATCTTCAGCCGTCTCGTCCGCGGACCGCGCAGCGCCCTGCCGGTGATCGCGTTCGTGGGCGGCGCCGTGGTGGTCGCCACATCGGCCGCCGCGCCCGTCGGCAGCTGGTGGCCGGTTGCCGCCGCTGCCGTGTACGGCGTCCTCGCCGGCGTGGCCGTCTCGCGCCCCCTGAAGGGCTCGCTCGACTGGCTCGTGCCGCCGGTGTTCCGCGCCGCCGAGTACCTGACGGTCCTGGTCCTCGCGGCCCGCTCCGATGTGCAGGGGGCCCTGCCCGCGGCATTCGGACTGGTCTCCGCCGTCGCCTACCATCACTACGACACGGTGTACCGCATCCGCGGCGGCACCGGCGCGCCGCCCCAGTGGCTGGTGCGCACGGTCGGCGGCCACGAGGGCCGGACACTGGTGGTGGCCGTACTCGCCGCCGTTCTGACGGCGCAGCACACCGACAACACCGACTTCACGGTCGCGCTCACGGTGTTCGCCGTGGTCGTGGCGCTTGTGGTGCTCGCGGAAAGCATCCGATTCTGGGTGTCCTCCGGAGCACCCGCTGTACACGACGAAGGAGAACCCGCATGA
- the hpnC gene encoding squalene synthase HpnC, whose amino-acid sequence MTGIGDAGTDPHARTTLDKAADENFPVAPFFLPRAWRDDLMAVYGYARLVDDIGDGDLASASTEARLLGMEPETAGDRLAMLDAVEADLHRVFPGARPGSGGAPRHPILRALEPSVRRCALTPEPFLALLEANRQDQKVRRYETFEDLLAYCELSANPVGRLVLQITGTASPERIRRSDAVCTALQIVEHLQDVAEDLGRDRIYLPVQDMKRFHVSEADLAAPSAGAPVRALVAHEAGRARELLNEGTPLVGSVHGRLKLLLAGFVAGGSAALRAVAAAGFDVLPGPPKPTKLSLLREVGAVLRGTRREG is encoded by the coding sequence GTGACGGGAATCGGGGACGCGGGCACCGATCCTCATGCGCGCACGACGCTCGACAAGGCTGCCGACGAGAACTTTCCGGTGGCCCCGTTCTTCCTGCCGCGCGCCTGGCGTGACGACCTGATGGCCGTGTACGGCTACGCACGCCTCGTCGACGACATCGGTGACGGCGATCTCGCGTCCGCCTCCACCGAAGCCCGGCTGCTGGGCATGGAACCGGAGACGGCCGGTGACCGCCTCGCCATGCTCGACGCCGTCGAGGCCGACCTGCACCGTGTCTTCCCCGGTGCGCGGCCCGGATCGGGCGGGGCGCCGCGCCACCCCATCCTGCGCGCGCTGGAGCCCTCGGTCCGCCGCTGTGCGCTCACGCCCGAGCCGTTCCTGGCCCTGCTCGAGGCCAACCGCCAGGACCAGAAGGTGCGGCGCTACGAGACCTTCGAGGACCTCCTCGCATACTGCGAGCTCTCCGCCAACCCCGTCGGGCGCCTGGTACTCCAGATCACCGGTACCGCGAGCCCCGAGCGGATCCGGCGTTCCGACGCCGTCTGCACCGCCCTGCAGATCGTCGAGCATCTCCAGGACGTCGCCGAGGACCTCGGCCGCGACCGTATTTATCTTCCCGTCCAGGACATGAAGCGGTTCCATGTCTCGGAGGCGGACCTGGCTGCGCCGAGCGCCGGCGCTCCGGTACGCGCACTCGTCGCCCACGAGGCCGGACGTGCCCGGGAACTGCTGAATGAAGGCACCCCCCTGGTGGGTAGCGTCCACGGCAGACTCAAGCTGCTGCTCGCCGGGTTCGTGGCCGGCGGAAGCGCCGCCCTGCGGGCGGTCGCCGCCGCCGGGTTCGACGTACTTCCTGGACCGCCGAAGCCCACCAAGCTCAGCCTGCTGCGCGAGGTGGGAGCCGTCTTGCGAGGAACGCGTAGAGAGGGGTGA
- a CDS encoding ABC transporter permease produces the protein MSDTTHDGAVALSERPSPDDGLSPAELAGKYGLSVSGARPGLFAYARQLWGRRHFILAFSQAKLMAQYSQAKLGQVWQVATPLLNAAVYYLIFGLILHSGRGMSHAVFIPFLVTGVFVFTFTQSSVMAGVRAISGNLGLVRALHFPRASLPISFALQQLQQLLFSMIVLVIVAMAFGSYPSLAWLMVIPALALQFVFNTGLALVMARLGSKTPDLAQLMPFIMRTWMYSSGVMFSITVMLAGKPSWIANVLQYNPAAVYMDLVRYSLIDGYGPANLPAHVWFAALFWAVFMGAVGFVYFWKAEERYGRG, from the coding sequence GTGAGTGACACAACCCATGACGGTGCGGTCGCGCTGAGCGAGCGCCCGTCTCCCGACGACGGTCTGTCCCCGGCCGAGCTGGCCGGCAAGTACGGCCTGTCGGTGAGCGGTGCCCGGCCCGGCCTCTTCGCTTACGCCAGGCAACTCTGGGGGAGGCGCCATTTCATCCTGGCCTTCTCCCAGGCCAAGCTGATGGCCCAGTACAGCCAGGCCAAGCTCGGCCAGGTGTGGCAGGTGGCGACCCCGCTGCTCAACGCCGCGGTCTACTACTTGATCTTCGGCCTGATCCTGCACTCCGGCAGGGGGATGTCCCATGCCGTCTTCATCCCCTTCCTGGTCACGGGTGTTTTCGTCTTCACCTTCACGCAGAGTTCCGTGATGGCCGGAGTGCGGGCGATCTCGGGGAACCTCGGGCTGGTGAGGGCGCTGCACTTCCCCCGCGCCTCGCTGCCCATCTCGTTCGCGCTCCAGCAGCTCCAGCAACTGCTGTTCTCCATGATCGTCCTGGTGATCGTGGCGATGGCCTTCGGCAGCTATCCCTCGCTCGCCTGGCTGATGGTGATCCCCGCGCTGGCGCTCCAGTTCGTCTTCAACACGGGCCTGGCCCTGGTCATGGCCAGGCTGGGCAGCAAGACCCCGGACCTCGCCCAGCTGATGCCGTTCATCATGCGGACCTGGATGTACTCATCGGGCGTCATGTTCAGCATCACGGTCATGCTGGCCGGCAAGCCGTCCTGGATCGCCAACGTGCTGCAGTACAACCCGGCGGCCGTCTACATGGACCTCGTCCGCTACTCGCTGATCGACGGATACGGACCCGCGAACCTGCCTGCACACGTCTGGTTCGCCGCGCTGTTCTGGGCGGTCTTCATGGGTGCCGTGGGCTTCGTGTACTTCTGGAAGGCTGAAGAGAGGTACGGCCGTGGCTGA
- a CDS encoding iron-containing alcohol dehydrogenase family protein, translating into MPVLTRLIPSPVVVDIRSGALDDLASLLADQRISASGKLAFAVSGGSGQALRERLAPVLPGADWYAVADGTIDAAVTLADGIKGKRYDAVVGLGGGRIIDVAKYAAARVGLPMVAVATNLSHDGICSPVSTLDNDNGRGSYGVPTPIAIVIDLDVIRDAPDRFIRSGIGDAISNISAIADWELSHEVNGEAIDGLAAAMARTAGEAVLRHPGGVGDDEFLMVLSEGLVLSGIAISISGDTRPSSGACHEISHAFDLLFPERAGSHGEQVGLGAAFAMHLRGAPEESGLFADVLRRHSLPVLPAELGFSVDEFVQAVEYAPQTRPGRFTILEHLNLSADQIKDAYADYAKAIGS; encoded by the coding sequence GTGCCAGTACTGACGAGGCTCATCCCCTCCCCGGTCGTCGTCGACATCCGCAGCGGCGCGCTGGACGATCTCGCGAGCCTCCTGGCCGACCAGCGGATCTCCGCCTCGGGGAAGCTCGCCTTCGCGGTCAGCGGCGGCTCGGGACAGGCGCTGCGCGAACGGCTCGCCCCGGTGCTGCCGGGCGCCGACTGGTACGCGGTCGCCGACGGCACCATCGACGCGGCGGTCACGCTGGCCGACGGCATCAAGGGCAAGCGCTACGACGCGGTCGTCGGCCTCGGCGGCGGCAGGATCATCGACGTGGCCAAGTACGCGGCGGCCCGGGTCGGGCTTCCGATGGTCGCTGTCGCGACCAACCTCTCGCACGACGGCATCTGCTCGCCGGTGTCCACGCTGGACAACGACAACGGCCGCGGCTCCTACGGCGTCCCCACACCGATCGCCATCGTCATCGACCTCGATGTGATCAGGGACGCACCGGACCGCTTCATCCGCTCCGGCATCGGAGACGCGATCTCCAACATCTCGGCGATCGCCGACTGGGAGCTGTCGCACGAGGTCAACGGCGAGGCGATCGACGGTCTTGCGGCCGCCATGGCCCGTACCGCCGGAGAGGCCGTCCTGCGCCACCCCGGCGGGGTCGGCGACGACGAGTTCCTGATGGTTCTCTCCGAGGGTCTCGTGCTCTCCGGTATCGCGATCTCGATCAGCGGGGACACCCGCCCGTCGTCCGGCGCCTGCCATGAGATCAGTCACGCCTTCGACCTGCTCTTCCCCGAGCGCGCCGGGAGCCACGGCGAGCAGGTCGGTCTGGGAGCCGCCTTCGCGATGCACCTGCGGGGCGCGCCGGAGGAATCCGGACTCTTCGCCGATGTGCTGCGCAGGCACTCCCTTCCCGTACTGCCCGCCGAACTCGGCTTCAGCGTGGACGAGTTCGTCCAGGCCGTCGAGTACGCACCCCAGACCCGCCCGGGACGCTTCACGATCCTGGAGCACCTCAACCTGTCCGCAGACCAGATCAAGGACGCTTACGCCGACTATGCAAAAGCCATCGGTAGCTGA
- the hpnE gene encoding hydroxysqualene dehydroxylase HpnE, translating to MRGDGVRPAHAVVVGGGLAGVTTALELTDAGVQVTLLEGRPRLGGLAFSFRRGELTVDNGQHVYLRCCTAYRWFLDRVEGAALAPLQDRLDVPVLDVAPPGGPRLGRLRRSALPVPLHLAASLATYPHLSLAERASVGRAALALRRLDLTDPALDEVDFATWLRRHGQSDRTIEALWDLVGVATLNATAPHASLGLAAMVFKTGLLSDAGAADIGWAQVPLGDLHDTLARKALDSAGVRTELRTRATGVSRTDDGRWRVATDGENLDADAVVLAVPQRETHALLPEGALEEAGRLLEIGTSPILNIHVVYDRQVLRRPFFAALGSPVQWVFDRTAASGLKGGGQYLALSQSAADDDIDEPVSVLRARYLPELERLLPAARGAGVQDFFVTRERTATFAPAPGVGLLRPGARTRAPGLYLAGAWTATGWPATMEGAVRSGFSAAGAALSGLGRPHDHPLQEAA from the coding sequence ATGAGGGGCGACGGCGTGCGGCCCGCACACGCGGTGGTGGTCGGCGGAGGCCTGGCGGGTGTCACGACGGCGCTGGAACTCACCGACGCGGGGGTGCAGGTGACGCTGCTCGAGGGGCGCCCGCGGCTGGGGGGACTCGCGTTCTCCTTCCGGCGCGGCGAGCTCACCGTCGACAACGGCCAGCATGTCTACCTCCGCTGCTGCACGGCGTACCGCTGGTTCCTCGACCGGGTCGAAGGGGCTGCGCTGGCACCCCTGCAGGACCGGCTCGACGTGCCCGTGCTCGATGTCGCGCCGCCCGGCGGGCCGCGGCTCGGACGGCTGCGCCGCAGCGCGCTGCCCGTACCGCTCCACCTGGCCGCGAGTCTCGCCACCTACCCGCATCTCTCGCTCGCCGAGCGGGCAAGTGTCGGCCGGGCCGCGCTCGCACTCCGCCGGCTCGATCTCACCGACCCGGCCCTGGACGAGGTCGACTTCGCGACCTGGCTCCGACGGCACGGCCAGTCCGACCGCACCATCGAGGCCCTCTGGGACCTGGTGGGTGTGGCGACGCTCAACGCCACCGCGCCCCATGCCTCACTCGGACTCGCGGCGATGGTCTTCAAGACCGGTCTGCTCTCGGATGCCGGCGCCGCCGACATCGGCTGGGCGCAGGTGCCGCTCGGCGACCTCCACGACACACTCGCCCGCAAGGCCCTCGACTCCGCGGGTGTGCGCACCGAACTGCGGACCCGGGCGACAGGCGTCTCCCGTACGGACGACGGCCGCTGGAGAGTCGCGACCGACGGCGAGAACCTCGACGCCGACGCCGTGGTGCTCGCAGTGCCGCAGCGCGAGACACATGCGCTGCTTCCCGAAGGCGCGCTCGAAGAGGCCGGCCGGCTGCTGGAGATCGGCACGTCGCCGATCCTCAACATCCATGTGGTGTACGACCGTCAGGTGCTTCGCAGGCCTTTCTTCGCCGCGCTGGGCAGCCCGGTCCAGTGGGTCTTCGACAGGACCGCGGCCTCGGGCCTCAAGGGCGGCGGACAGTATCTGGCGCTGTCCCAGTCCGCGGCCGACGACGACATCGACGAGCCCGTCTCCGTACTGCGTGCGCGCTATCTCCCGGAGCTCGAGCGGCTGCTGCCGGCCGCGCGCGGCGCCGGTGTGCAGGACTTCTTCGTCACCCGGGAGCGGACCGCCACATTCGCGCCCGCACCCGGTGTAGGACTGTTGCGTCCCGGGGCCCGCACCCGGGCCCCCGGCCTCTATCTGGCCGGCGCTTGGACCGCCACAGGGTGGCCCGCGACCATGGAGGGCGCCGTGCGCAGTGGCTTCAGCGCCGCAGGGGCCGCGCTCTCCGGACTCGGGCGTCCCCACGATCATCCGCTTCAGGAGGCGGCATGA
- a CDS encoding ABC transporter ATP-binding protein: MAEDKNLARIPTVIADQVHIVYRVNAGGGAKGGATAALSRIVGKDKGASRGVRKVHAVRGVTFTAYRGEAIGLIGSNGSGKSTLLRAIAGLLPTESGKVYTDGQPSLLGVNAALMNDLTGERNVILGGLAMGMSREEIRERYQGIVDFSGINEKGDFITLPMRTYSSGMAARLRFSIAAAKNHDVLMIDEALATGDRKFQIRSEQRIRELRKEAGTVFLVSHSNKSIRDTCDRVLWLEKGELLMDGPTEEVVKAYEKETGK; this comes from the coding sequence GTGGCTGAGGACAAGAATCTGGCACGCATCCCCACGGTCATCGCCGACCAGGTGCACATCGTGTACCGCGTCAACGCCGGCGGTGGCGCCAAGGGCGGCGCGACGGCGGCGCTGAGCCGGATCGTCGGCAAGGACAAGGGGGCATCACGCGGTGTCCGCAAGGTCCATGCCGTACGCGGGGTGACCTTCACCGCGTACCGCGGGGAGGCCATCGGGCTGATCGGATCCAACGGATCGGGCAAGTCCACCCTGCTGCGGGCCATCGCGGGACTGCTGCCGACCGAGAGCGGCAAGGTCTACACCGACGGTCAGCCCTCGCTGCTCGGAGTCAACGCGGCTCTGATGAACGATCTGACCGGCGAGCGGAACGTCATACTCGGCGGCCTGGCCATGGGCATGTCGCGTGAGGAGATCCGCGAACGCTACCAGGGGATTGTCGACTTCTCCGGCATCAACGAGAAGGGCGACTTCATAACCCTGCCGATGCGGACCTACTCATCGGGCATGGCGGCTAGGCTCCGCTTCTCCATCGCGGCGGCCAAGAACCATGATGTGCTGATGATCGACGAGGCTCTGGCCACCGGCGACCGCAAGTTCCAGATCCGCTCCGAGCAGCGCATCCGGGAGCTCCGCAAGGAGGCGGGCACGGTCTTCCTCGTCAGCCACAGCAACAAGTCGATCAGGGACACCTGCGACCGCGTTCTCTGGCTGGAGAAGGGCGAACTGCTGATGGACGGGCCGACCGAAGAGGTCGTCAAGGCGTACGAGAAGGAGACCGGCAAGTAG